One part of the Candidatus Anaeroferrophillus wilburensis genome encodes these proteins:
- a CDS encoding thioredoxin family protein, with product MFNHYRTLIVIVLLCLCGSAFPLHARAAWLDDFKAAKSQATREHKDLLLVFSGSDWCGWCIKLEQEVFSQAGFMAEAEKQFILVNLDFPQRKAQAPAVREQNQQLKADYRIEGFPTVILADAAGTPYARTGYLEGGSTAYLQHLAGFQTAKKAVDDLMTKAEQASGMERARLLDQVLETMQANHLPGNHRKIIDEIISLDTDNQAGLQGKYEIYQKVAPIEEALRQTRNFDQALTDLDTLLAEDGLQAETKQRLYLFKATICLQGKKDPEAGIQNLQLAAQAAPDTPLAAQIPEFITQIIKQKP from the coding sequence ATGTTCAACCATTATCGTACCCTCATAGTTATTGTCTTGCTCTGTCTCTGCGGCAGTGCTTTTCCGCTCCACGCCAGGGCAGCCTGGCTGGATGACTTCAAAGCTGCCAAATCCCAGGCAACCCGGGAGCATAAAGACCTGCTGCTGGTTTTCTCCGGCTCTGACTGGTGCGGCTGGTGCATCAAGCTTGAGCAGGAAGTGTTTTCGCAGGCAGGATTTATGGCAGAGGCGGAAAAGCAGTTCATTCTCGTAAACCTTGATTTTCCCCAGAGGAAGGCCCAGGCACCAGCGGTCAGGGAGCAAAACCAGCAGTTGAAAGCAGACTACCGCATCGAAGGCTTTCCCACCGTTATTCTGGCTGACGCGGCAGGGACCCCCTATGCCCGGACCGGCTACCTGGAGGGTGGCAGCACTGCCTATTTACAACATCTGGCTGGTTTTCAAACCGCCAAGAAGGCAGTTGATGACCTGATGACCAAAGCTGAGCAGGCCAGCGGCATGGAGCGGGCCCGGCTGCTGGATCAGGTCCTGGAAACCATGCAGGCCAACCACCTGCCAGGCAACCATAGAAAAATTATTGATGAGATAATCAGTCTTGACACCGATAATCAGGCCGGTCTGCAGGGTAAGTATGAAATCTACCAGAAGGTTGCTCCCATTGAGGAGGCTCTGCGGCAAACGAGAAACTTCGATCAGGCCCTGACTGATCTTGACACCCTCCTGGCTGAAGATGGCTTGCAGGCGGAAACAAAACAGCGCCTCTATCTTTTCAAGGCTACCATTTGCCTGCAAGGCAAAAAAGATCCGGAAGCAGGAATTCAAAACCTTCAGCTGGCCGCTCAAGCAGCTCCTGATACTCCATTGGCCGCCCAGATTCCGGAGTTCATCACCCAGATCATCAAGCAGAAACCGTAA
- a CDS encoding alpha amylase C-terminal domain-containing protein: MAPTTRHNNAIAALLAADPYLQPYEGVLRRRQTQTVVMAERLTGNVMELSAFAAGHHYFGLHFNGQEWIFREWAPHATALFLIGDFTGWQEEQRYALQRLNTHGEWEIRLPAECLSHRDLFRLRIHWQGGAGDRLPAYATRVVQDPQSLIFNAQVWQPPAPYRWQHPSFTTAGSPLLIYEAHVGMAQEEEKVGSYREFSDHILPIIADAGYNTIQLMAIQEHPYYASFGYHVANFFAASSRFGTPEELKELIDRAHGLGLAVIMDIIHSHAVNNEVEGLSRFDGTDYQYFHQGLRGIHQAWDSRCFNYHKPEVLHFLLSNCRFWLEEYHFDGFRFDGITSMLYDHHGLGKAFTSYDDYFDNHVDEEAVTYLTLANTLIHELKPEAITIAEDISGMPGLAAPVDEGGMGFDYRFAMGVPDLWIKLTKDIPDEAWPMGNLWHEMTNRRPHEKTISYAESHDQALVGDQTLIFRLIGSAMYDHMAVADRHLAVDRGMALHKMIRLLTLATAGHGYLTFMGNEFGHPEWIDFPRAGNNWSYHYARRQWHLKTDPGLKYHFLAAFDRDMISLATRSRLLEQRQIDLLHEHNDDKVMIFQRGTLLFAFNFHPHHSYTDYRLSAPPGSYELIFDSDEAHYGGHNRLQSNQQHLTIAEHTPSRHMLSLYLPARTVQVLEADFS; the protein is encoded by the coding sequence ATGGCGCCAACCACCCGACACAACAATGCCATTGCCGCTCTGCTGGCCGCCGACCCCTATCTGCAGCCTTATGAAGGGGTTCTCCGGCGGCGACAGACGCAAACCGTCGTCATGGCAGAACGCCTCACCGGCAACGTCATGGAACTCTCGGCGTTCGCTGCCGGCCACCACTACTTCGGCCTCCATTTCAACGGTCAGGAGTGGATCTTCCGGGAGTGGGCCCCCCATGCCACGGCCCTCTTCCTGATCGGCGATTTTACCGGCTGGCAGGAAGAACAACGGTATGCGCTGCAACGTCTCAACACCCACGGCGAATGGGAAATCCGCCTGCCGGCCGAATGCCTCTCACACCGGGATCTTTTCCGCTTGCGCATCCACTGGCAGGGGGGAGCCGGAGACCGGTTGCCGGCCTATGCAACCCGGGTGGTACAGGATCCCCAGAGCCTGATTTTCAATGCCCAGGTCTGGCAGCCACCGGCACCTTACCGATGGCAGCACCCCAGCTTCACCACTGCCGGCAGCCCCTTACTGATCTATGAAGCCCATGTGGGGATGGCCCAGGAAGAGGAAAAAGTCGGCAGCTACCGGGAATTCAGCGACCATATACTGCCGATCATTGCCGATGCCGGCTATAACACCATTCAGCTGATGGCCATTCAGGAACACCCCTATTACGCCTCTTTCGGCTACCATGTGGCCAATTTTTTTGCGGCATCCTCCCGCTTCGGAACCCCGGAAGAGTTGAAGGAGCTGATTGACCGGGCCCATGGCCTTGGCCTGGCAGTGATCATGGATATCATTCATTCCCATGCGGTCAACAATGAGGTGGAAGGGTTGAGCCGCTTTGATGGGACAGACTACCAATATTTTCACCAGGGGCTCCGCGGCATCCACCAGGCCTGGGATTCACGCTGTTTTAATTACCACAAGCCGGAAGTGCTCCACTTCCTCCTGTCCAACTGCCGTTTCTGGCTGGAGGAATACCATTTTGACGGTTTTCGTTTCGACGGCATCACCAGCATGCTCTATGACCACCACGGTCTGGGTAAGGCCTTTACTTCCTATGATGATTATTTCGACAATCATGTGGACGAGGAAGCCGTCACCTATCTGACCCTGGCCAACACCTTGATCCATGAGCTCAAGCCCGAGGCCATCACCATCGCCGAAGACATCAGCGGCATGCCGGGACTGGCGGCACCTGTTGATGAAGGCGGGATGGGATTTGACTATCGCTTTGCCATGGGGGTTCCCGACTTGTGGATAAAACTGACCAAAGACATTCCCGATGAAGCTTGGCCAATGGGCAACCTCTGGCATGAAATGACCAACCGACGCCCCCATGAAAAAACCATAAGTTATGCCGAATCCCATGACCAGGCGCTGGTGGGCGATCAGACCCTCATTTTCCGGCTGATCGGCTCTGCCATGTATGACCACATGGCGGTTGCGGACCGGCACCTCGCCGTCGACCGGGGCATGGCTCTCCACAAGATGATCCGCCTGCTGACCCTGGCAACCGCTGGCCACGGCTACCTCACGTTCATGGGCAATGAATTCGGCCATCCGGAATGGATCGACTTTCCCCGGGCGGGCAACAACTGGTCATACCACTATGCCCGCCGACAGTGGCACCTTAAAACTGACCCCGGCCTCAAGTACCATTTTCTCGCCGCGTTTGACCGCGACATGATCTCCCTGGCAACACGATCACGACTGCTGGAACAGCGGCAGATTGATCTCCTCCACGAACATAATGATGACAAGGTAATGATCTTTCAGCGGGGCACGCTGCTGTTTGCCTTCAACTTCCACCCCCACCACTCCTACACTGATTACCGGCTCAGTGCCCCTCCGGGCAGCTATGAGCTTATTTTTGACAGTGACGAGGCACACTATGGAGGTCACAACCGTTTGCAGTCCAACCAGCAGCACCTGACCATCGCCGAACATACCCCTAGCCGACACATGCTCAGCCTCTACCTGCCGGCCCGAACTGTCCAGGTGTTGGAAGCCGATTTTTCCTGA
- a CDS encoding sulfite exporter TauE/SafE family protein: MISYILLFLFGIIAGTLNVIAGGGSFLTMPLLIFLGLPPTVANGTNRVGILLQNVGAVWGFHRHKVVDWRYVVWAALPATAGALLGAWGAVRIGEQAFKNVLALIMIMVTLWTLWDPLKGADSGGPVAEKPRVWLLAAGFFLVGIYGGFVQAGVGFLVLAATTLAGLDLVRGNAVKVLSILIYTLLALGVFIWQDKVHWPLGLTLAAGTVVGGQLGVHLTVLKGHTWVKKVVTTAVIVLAIKLLVMKM, encoded by the coding sequence ATGATCTCCTATATCCTGCTTTTCCTTTTTGGCATTATTGCCGGGACCTTGAATGTGATTGCCGGCGGCGGTTCTTTTTTAACCATGCCCCTGCTGATTTTTCTCGGCCTGCCGCCGACCGTGGCCAACGGCACCAACCGGGTTGGCATCTTGCTCCAGAATGTTGGTGCTGTCTGGGGTTTTCATCGCCATAAGGTGGTTGACTGGCGCTATGTCGTCTGGGCTGCCCTGCCGGCAACTGCCGGTGCTCTCCTGGGAGCTTGGGGAGCGGTGCGGATCGGCGAACAGGCATTTAAAAACGTTCTTGCCCTGATCATGATCATGGTAACCCTCTGGACTCTCTGGGATCCCCTGAAAGGGGCTGACAGCGGTGGGCCAGTGGCAGAGAAGCCGCGGGTCTGGCTGCTGGCAGCCGGATTTTTTCTGGTGGGTATCTACGGCGGTTTTGTTCAGGCTGGTGTTGGTTTTCTGGTACTGGCGGCTACCACCCTGGCCGGTCTTGATCTGGTACGCGGTAATGCCGTCAAGGTGTTGAGTATTCTTATCTATACGCTTCTGGCCCTGGGGGTGTTCATCTGGCAGGACAAGGTCCACTGGCCACTGGGCCTGACGCTGGCGGCCGGGACGGTGGTCGGCGGCCAGCTGGGGGTTCACCTGACAGTACTCAAAGGCCACACCTGGGTGAAGAAAGTGGTGACCACTGCGGTGATTGTCCTGGCGATCAAGCTGCTGGTTATGAAGATGTAA
- a CDS encoding methyltransferase domain-containing protein, with protein sequence MPAIRTGRRRYYDLFSSFYDLFIRLHARRNEDDTRTFLVDAAQLASASRPRILDICCGTGSVILTFADRHPEALLVGYDFSHGMLLKTREKDGPGRVAVVEGDAASLPFADHSFDVVTCSHALYELKGMARRRALEEMRRVVADRGVVLLMEHEVPKRPLIKLMFYLRVYSMGAGDAREFIRGETTLLEKIFSQVSVTHSPSGKSKLMACRG encoded by the coding sequence ATGCCGGCTATAAGAACGGGCCGTCGTCGGTACTATGATCTGTTCTCTTCTTTTTATGATCTCTTTATCCGCCTCCATGCCCGCCGTAATGAAGATGATACCCGCACTTTTCTGGTTGACGCAGCCCAGCTTGCCAGTGCTTCCCGGCCGCGCATTCTTGATATCTGCTGTGGCACTGGTTCGGTCATCCTGACCTTTGCCGACCGCCATCCCGAGGCCCTGCTGGTGGGTTATGATTTTTCCCATGGCATGCTGCTGAAAACCAGGGAAAAGGATGGCCCTGGCCGGGTTGCGGTTGTTGAAGGTGATGCCGCCAGCCTGCCGTTTGCCGATCATTCCTTTGATGTGGTCACCTGTTCCCATGCCCTTTACGAACTGAAGGGTATGGCTCGCCGAAGAGCACTGGAGGAGATGCGGCGCGTGGTTGCCGACCGTGGGGTTGTCCTGTTGATGGAACATGAGGTTCCTAAACGGCCATTGATCAAGCTGATGTTTTATCTGCGGGTCTATTCCATGGGTGCCGGTGATGCCCGGGAATTTATCCGTGGTGAGACCACTTTGCTGGAAAAGATTTTTTCTCAGGTGTCCGTGACCCACTCCCCTTCCGGCAAAAGTAAACTGATGGCCTGCCGTGGTTGA
- the prmA gene encoding 50S ribosomal protein L11 methyltransferase codes for MAKHHAQRQDISPPFWWSLRLVPLAEYHEQVTRQLFAAGCCGLWEPEEGCQPGTFIAYFPADRRQEVFWLREQLGPSLQAGCPVVIDQVKQENWMDGWKQYFQPVDFASSWRVVPPWTAASEDGARQIIIHPGMAFGTGTHETTRLAADLLAKAVKPGDVVLDVGTGSGILAILAEKLGAAQVTAIDIDVEALANAAENCRLNRCRVVTLLEKGDDLDGGQYDLVVANIIAPVLIELSGWLVRQVKPGGCLILSGILDEQLASVTQVYAQAGLTAETPIRDGEWGAFLCRL; via the coding sequence ATGGCAAAGCATCATGCTCAGCGGCAGGATATTTCCCCTCCGTTCTGGTGGTCTCTGCGGCTGGTGCCGCTAGCTGAATATCATGAACAGGTCACCCGGCAGCTTTTTGCTGCCGGGTGCTGTGGCCTCTGGGAGCCAGAAGAGGGCTGCCAGCCGGGAACCTTTATTGCCTATTTTCCCGCTGATCGGCGCCAGGAGGTCTTCTGGTTGCGGGAACAGCTGGGGCCATCTCTGCAGGCCGGATGTCCGGTGGTTATTGATCAGGTTAAGCAGGAAAACTGGATGGACGGCTGGAAACAGTACTTTCAGCCGGTTGACTTTGCCTCCTCCTGGCGGGTTGTTCCTCCTTGGACGGCAGCATCCGAAGATGGGGCGCGGCAAATTATCATTCATCCCGGGATGGCTTTTGGCACCGGTACCCATGAAACCACCCGCCTGGCTGCTGACCTGCTGGCAAAGGCTGTCAAACCAGGTGACGTGGTCCTTGATGTGGGCACCGGCAGCGGCATTCTGGCCATTCTGGCAGAGAAACTTGGCGCTGCCCAGGTGACTGCCATCGATATTGATGTCGAGGCGCTTGCCAATGCGGCGGAAAATTGTCGTTTGAACCGGTGCCGGGTGGTAACCCTGCTGGAGAAGGGAGACGATCTTGATGGTGGACAGTATGATCTGGTGGTTGCCAATATCATTGCTCCGGTCCTCATTGAACTTTCAGGATGGCTTGTCCGGCAGGTGAAACCCGGTGGCTGTCTGATTCTCTCGGGCATCCTTGATGAGCAGTTGGCCTCGGTCACCCAAGTTTATGCTCAGGCTGGCCTGACTGCCGAGACGCCGATCCGGGACGGTGAGTGGGGGGCGTTTCTATGCCGGCTATAA
- a CDS encoding DegQ family serine endoprotease: protein MLRVSLSALLVFMVCASLCQVAFGSPPPASFSSLVKDLTPGVVNINTTKVVERQGRNFGFHGSPFSNNDPFDEFFNRFFGQVPQRRFKQKSLGSGFIISKEGYIVTNNHVIEDADEVQVTLSDDKSYEAKIIGTDAKTDLAVLKIEVDHDLPVAVLGDSDRLEVGDWVIAIGNPFGLERTVTAGIVSARGRVIGSGPYDDFIQTDASINPGNSGGPLFNLQGEVVGINTAIVASGQGIGFAIPVNMAKDLLPQLKTGKVSRGWLGVQIQKVTPELAESFDLKDERGALVAEVVSDGPAEKAGIKAGDIIVSFNGQEVDDMHQLPRLVAAVPPGTKTSVKVLRRGKEKSLTVVLAELDDEKMAAAEKGDGEGEVDKLGMTVHQITPEIAARFQLARESGVVIGRLTTDGLAAEGGLRPGDIILQVNNDEIQTVKDFQQVIDKTKGNDLVRFLVQRRNMRIFVVIRLQ, encoded by the coding sequence ATGTTGCGGGTTTCATTGTCAGCTCTTTTGGTTTTCATGGTGTGTGCCAGTTTGTGTCAGGTTGCTTTCGGGTCGCCGCCGCCGGCAAGCTTTTCCTCTCTGGTGAAGGATCTGACCCCGGGAGTGGTCAATATCAATACCACCAAGGTGGTTGAACGCCAAGGGCGTAATTTCGGTTTCCATGGCTCCCCTTTTTCCAATAATGATCCTTTTGATGAGTTTTTCAATCGCTTTTTCGGCCAAGTCCCCCAACGGCGTTTCAAACAGAAAAGTCTGGGATCGGGGTTTATCATCAGCAAGGAAGGCTATATTGTCACCAATAATCACGTCATCGAGGATGCTGATGAGGTTCAGGTGACCCTGTCGGATGACAAGAGCTATGAGGCAAAGATTATCGGTACCGACGCCAAAACCGACCTGGCAGTATTGAAAATCGAGGTGGATCATGATCTGCCGGTGGCTGTTCTGGGGGATTCGGACCGGTTGGAAGTGGGTGACTGGGTGATTGCCATCGGCAATCCTTTCGGTCTGGAGCGGACGGTGACTGCGGGGATTGTCAGCGCCCGCGGCCGGGTTATCGGCTCCGGCCCCTACGATGACTTTATTCAGACCGATGCTTCCATCAATCCCGGCAACAGTGGTGGCCCACTGTTCAACCTGCAGGGAGAAGTGGTGGGGATCAATACGGCCATTGTTGCCAGCGGCCAGGGGATCGGATTTGCCATTCCGGTCAATATGGCAAAAGATTTGCTGCCCCAACTGAAAACCGGCAAGGTTTCCCGCGGCTGGTTGGGGGTGCAGATCCAGAAAGTGACTCCGGAACTGGCGGAATCATTTGATCTTAAAGATGAGAGGGGTGCCTTGGTGGCAGAGGTGGTCAGTGATGGTCCGGCTGAAAAAGCCGGCATCAAGGCGGGAGATATTATTGTTTCCTTCAATGGGCAGGAGGTTGATGACATGCATCAACTGCCCCGTCTGGTTGCTGCCGTTCCTCCTGGAACCAAAACCAGCGTCAAGGTTTTGCGGCGCGGCAAAGAGAAGAGCTTGACCGTTGTGCTGGCTGAACTTGATGATGAAAAAATGGCTGCGGCTGAAAAGGGTGATGGCGAGGGGGAGGTGGATAAGCTGGGAATGACCGTCCACCAGATTACCCCGGAAATTGCCGCTCGTTTTCAGCTTGCCCGCGAGTCTGGAGTGGTGATCGGCCGTTTGACTACCGATGGCCTGGCGGCCGAAGGGGGGTTGCGTCCCGGGGATATCATCCTCCAGGTGAATAATGACGAGATTCAAACGGTAAAGGATTTCCAGCAGGTAATTGATAAAACCAAGGGCAATGATTTGGTCCGTTTTCTGGTGCAGCGGCGCAACATGCGGATTTTTGTTGTCATCAGGTTGCAATAG
- a CDS encoding heavy metal sensor histidine kinase, with amino-acid sequence MKALSIRLKLTVLYVAVFGLFLAVFSGWVYLMMEQKLNHTVDQRLKTMAELIAKTDLCAVPSFLPPEFERRLHHIFGVRPTGKFVRLLDLSGTIGSRTGNLDDESIPVNREILKRVTQGEVIFETQNLFDAGIPVRFINFPVFDYKKKVRGVVQVGTSLEYVQDSMQNLLLILLISLPTLIFVAALAGYFLAGKALKPIRDISATTRHITANNLDERITVAVAKDEIGQLSVTINEMLDRLSQSFTKVKQFTADASHELRTPLTILRGEVEVGLRDNRTGDEYREILVSNLEEIERMSRIVKDLLFLSKADIGQEPLSHESLQLDDMISELLSQFTLLAEQKGIRLSGEIQPVPVMIGDSFRLRQMAANLLANAIRYTPAGGAVVVRLAAVPHGIELIVGDTGIGIPEADLPRIFDRFYRVDKARSRQEGGSGLGLSIVKWIVEAHHGEVLVDSVLDVGTTFTVRLPMVQHEGGKEIRKQ; translated from the coding sequence GTGAAAGCATTGAGTATCAGATTGAAATTGACGGTGCTCTATGTGGCGGTCTTTGGTCTGTTCCTTGCTGTTTTTAGTGGCTGGGTCTACCTGATGATGGAACAGAAGCTGAATCACACGGTTGACCAGCGGCTGAAAACCATGGCTGAGCTGATTGCCAAAACCGACCTGTGTGCGGTCCCAAGCTTTCTGCCGCCGGAGTTTGAACGGCGACTGCACCATATTTTCGGTGTCCGGCCAACGGGGAAGTTCGTTCGTTTGCTGGACCTGTCCGGCACCATTGGTTCGCGGACGGGAAACCTTGATGATGAATCAATTCCGGTTAACCGGGAGATTCTCAAACGGGTTACCCAGGGCGAGGTTATTTTTGAAACCCAGAATCTGTTTGATGCCGGGATTCCCGTCCGTTTTATCAATTTTCCTGTTTTCGATTATAAAAAAAAGGTTCGTGGGGTGGTTCAGGTGGGAACCTCACTGGAATATGTTCAGGATTCAATGCAGAACCTGCTGCTGATTCTTTTGATTTCCCTGCCGACCCTGATTTTCGTTGCTGCACTGGCGGGGTATTTCCTCGCCGGTAAGGCATTAAAACCTATTCGGGATATTTCCGCCACCACCCGGCATATTACCGCCAACAATCTTGATGAACGGATAACCGTTGCCGTAGCCAAGGATGAGATCGGCCAGCTTTCGGTAACCATCAACGAAATGCTCGATCGGCTGTCGCAGTCTTTTACCAAAGTTAAACAGTTTACTGCTGATGCTTCCCACGAATTGCGGACGCCGCTGACTATTTTGCGTGGTGAAGTGGAAGTCGGCTTGCGGGATAATCGTACGGGTGATGAATATCGGGAAATTCTGGTAAGCAACTTGGAGGAAATTGAGCGGATGTCCCGTATCGTCAAGGATCTGCTGTTTCTGTCCAAAGCTGATATCGGCCAGGAACCTTTGTCCCATGAATCATTGCAGCTGGATGATATGATCAGTGAATTGCTTTCCCAGTTTACCCTGCTGGCAGAGCAGAAAGGGATCAGGCTAAGCGGCGAGATTCAGCCGGTTCCGGTAATGATCGGCGATAGCTTTCGCCTCCGCCAGATGGCAGCCAACCTGCTGGCCAATGCCATCCGCTATACACCGGCCGGCGGCGCAGTTGTTGTCCGGCTTGCTGCCGTGCCGCATGGGATTGAACTGATTGTTGGTGATACGGGCATCGGCATCCCTGAAGCCGATCTGCCGCGGATTTTTGACCGTTTCTACCGGGTGGACAAGGCGCGCAGTCGGCAGGAGGGGGGCAGTGGTCTGGGGCTCAGCATTGTGAAATGGATTGTTGAGGCTCACCATGGTGAAGTTCTCGTTGACAGTGTGCTTGATGTCGGTACGACCTTTACGGTCAGGCTGCCCATGGTCCAGCATGAGGGTGGAAAGGAAATTAGAAAACAATAA
- a CDS encoding response regulator transcription factor, with protein sequence MKILVIEDEQKVANFLQKGLKEEQYIVDVAYDGIDGEHLATSNDYDLILLDIMMPGKDGFEVLRSLRTRQINIPVIMLTAKEMVEDKLEGFAAGCDDYITKPFSFEELLARIRVVLRRGSGARSNILTFADLTLDLISHKVIRGDKEIELTAKEYALLEYLVRNPNRVLTRTMIAQHVWDYNFDSFTNVIDVYINYLRNKVDKGFANRLIHTVRGVGYVMKEEQPS encoded by the coding sequence ATGAAAATTCTGGTAATTGAGGACGAACAGAAGGTTGCTAACTTTCTGCAGAAAGGTTTGAAGGAAGAACAGTATATCGTAGATGTTGCCTATGACGGCATTGATGGTGAACATCTGGCGACTAGCAATGATTACGATCTGATCCTCCTGGATATCATGATGCCGGGCAAAGATGGTTTTGAAGTTCTGCGCAGTCTGCGAACCAGGCAGATCAATATTCCGGTTATTATGCTGACTGCCAAAGAGATGGTTGAAGATAAACTGGAAGGGTTTGCCGCCGGCTGTGATGACTATATTACCAAACCTTTTTCCTTCGAGGAACTGCTGGCCAGGATCCGGGTAGTTCTGCGTCGTGGTTCCGGTGCCAGGTCCAATATCCTGACCTTTGCCGATCTGACTCTTGATCTTATATCCCACAAGGTCATCAGGGGGGATAAGGAGATAGAACTTACCGCCAAGGAGTATGCTCTGCTGGAGTATCTGGTACGCAATCCCAACCGGGTGCTGACCAGAACCATGATTGCCCAGCATGTCTGGGACTATAATTTTGACAGCTTCACCAATGTCATTGATGTATATATCAATTATTTGCGCAATAAGGTCGATAAAGGCTTTGCCAACCGGCTTATCCATACAGTGCGGGGGGTTGGTTATGTGATGAAGGAGGAGCAGCCGTCGTGA
- a CDS encoding flagellar hook-basal body complex protein, which yields MALTSLYAGVSGLNVNGDAISVIGNNIANSNTIGFKGGRVQFQDIVSKSIGGGGSSQIGRGAHTGNISTLFTQSSFETTSRTTDLAVDGEGFFIVNDNGVNLYTRAGDFIFDKDGYMVNSGSLRVQGWGVDEDGGTIGDITDINIADVSSSSRPTEIVSIGANLDSTSETRFVLDDYNNQIVVDGTTVTLNAGTYTGETLAAALEERISGALGSDFFTVTYSPVTGKFTFANDTGAAVDLEMGVEDASIREILGFDPATVTIADGANILSGTPRLTDKLFYANNNNNTLVFTLGGVEYTAIIPASAIPYNTQEISTGPSAGSISTAVEDALNGVVAGTPFTVAYDDDTGKFTIASSSASEVTFLWQDERTSAEQLLGFASEYDPNNTLTVNSFTIPAGGGDVESVYSPNTVFDPTGATYSTALNVYDTLGSPHTVTLYFKKVSSNNWEWFAVMNSDDLDNGIPDPVDGSPRPMMVGNGGTLEFNPNGSLKAVTGNDDLYVNFSGGADLLQPLSIDFGTSTQEGGSGLDGTTQYANASATFSQSQDGFPAGALTGVSVGREGLISGVFSNGEIKPLAQLALAMFQSPWGLVKEGNNLWSETVESGNVSVGLPQTAGRGEIAANSLEQSNVDIATEFVRMISAQRAFQANARMITTSDELLNDVVNLKR from the coding sequence ATGGCTTTAACATCACTCTATGCCGGTGTCAGTGGTCTGAATGTCAATGGTGATGCCATATCGGTGATCGGCAATAATATTGCCAACAGCAATACGATCGGCTTCAAAGGCGGCCGGGTGCAGTTCCAGGATATTGTCAGTAAGAGTATCGGCGGCGGCGGGTCTAGCCAGATCGGCCGCGGAGCCCATACGGGCAATATCTCCACCCTGTTCACCCAGAGCTCCTTTGAAACCACCTCGCGAACCACCGATCTGGCGGTTGATGGTGAGGGTTTCTTTATCGTTAATGACAATGGCGTTAATCTGTATACCCGGGCTGGCGATTTCATCTTTGACAAGGATGGCTACATGGTCAACAGTGGCTCTCTTCGGGTTCAGGGCTGGGGGGTTGATGAAGACGGAGGCACGATCGGCGATATCACTGATATCAATATTGCCGATGTTTCCTCTTCCAGCCGGCCCACCGAAATCGTTTCCATTGGTGCCAACCTTGATTCCACCTCGGAAACCCGCTTTGTCCTCGATGATTATAATAATCAGATCGTTGTCGATGGCACAACGGTAACCCTCAATGCTGGCACCTATACCGGGGAAACGTTGGCAGCTGCCCTTGAGGAGCGGATCAGTGGGGCCTTGGGTTCAGATTTTTTTACGGTTACCTACAGCCCGGTAACCGGCAAGTTCACTTTTGCCAACGATACGGGAGCCGCAGTGGATTTGGAGATGGGCGTAGAGGATGCCTCTATTCGGGAGATTCTAGGGTTTGATCCGGCAACGGTTACCATTGCTGACGGTGCCAATATCCTGAGTGGTACGCCACGTCTGACTGACAAGCTTTTTTATGCCAACAATAACAACAATACCCTGGTGTTTACTCTTGGGGGTGTCGAGTATACGGCTATTATTCCCGCCAGCGCGATTCCCTACAATACCCAGGAAATCAGCACGGGTCCCTCAGCCGGTTCCATCTCAACGGCGGTTGAAGATGCCTTGAATGGTGTGGTTGCTGGCACGCCGTTCACGGTTGCCTATGACGATGATACTGGTAAGTTCACCATTGCCTCATCTTCAGCCTCCGAAGTAACGTTTCTCTGGCAGGATGAACGGACCTCGGCCGAACAGCTGCTGGGTTTTGCCAGTGAATATGACCCTAACAATACATTGACGGTCAATAGTTTTACCATTCCAGCCGGCGGCGGGGATGTGGAAAGCGTCTATTCTCCCAATACCGTCTTTGATCCCACCGGAGCAACCTATTCCACTGCCCTCAATGTCTATGATACCCTGGGTTCTCCCCACACGGTTACCTTGTATTTTAAAAAGGTTTCCAGCAACAACTGGGAATGGTTTGCGGTGATGAACAGCGATGATCTTGATAACGGGATTCCCGATCCGGTGGATGGTAGTCCCAGGCCGATGATGGTGGGCAATGGCGGGACGCTGGAATTCAATCCCAATGGTTCCTTGAAAGCGGTGACCGGTAACGACGATCTGTATGTTAATTTTTCCGGTGGCGCAGATCTCTTGCAGCCCCTCTCCATTGATTTTGGCACCAGTACCCAGGAAGGCGGCAGCGGTCTTGACGGTACGACCCAGTATGCCAACGCCTCCGCTACCTTCTCCCAGAGCCAGGACGGTTTTCCGGCAGGGGCTTTGACCGGTGTCAGCGTCGGGCGGGAGGGGTTGATTTCCGGGGTGTTCAGCAACGGTGAGATCAAACCCCTGGCCCAACTTGCTTTGGCGATGTTTCAGAGCCCCTGGGGACTGGTGAAAGAGGGGAACAACTTATGGTCGGAAACAGTTGAATCGGGCAATGTCAGCGTCGGCCTGCCCCAGACTGCCGGCCGGGGCGAAATTGCCGCCAATTCCCTGGAACAGTCCAATGTTGATATTGCCACCGAGTTTGTCCGGATGATCTCGGCCCAACGGGCCTTTCAGGCCAACGCCCGGATGATCACCACCAGTGATGAACTGTTGAATGATGTGGTTAACCTTAAACGATAA